One genomic window of Polyodon spathula isolate WHYD16114869_AA chromosome 8, ASM1765450v1, whole genome shotgun sequence includes the following:
- the LOC121320250 gene encoding transmembrane protein 60-like — protein sequence MRMSLAQRVLLTWLFTLLFLIMLVLKLDEKANWNWFLIFIPIWIFDTILLVMLIVKMASRCKSGYDPRNGSQNLKKKVWYLVAMLLKLAFCLTLCAKLEKFTDMKLTFVFLPLWALLIGAMVELGLNIFCDRRD from the coding sequence ATGAGAATGTCCCTGGCACAGAGGGTGCTCCTGACCTGGCTCTTTACTCTGCTGTTCCTCATCATGCTGGTCCTCAAACTGGATGAGAAGGCCAACTGGAACTGGTTTCTGATCTTCATTCCCATCTGGATCTTTGACACCATCCTGCTGGTTATGCTTATTGTCAAGATGGCCAGCCGCTGTAAATCTGGCTATGACCCTCGCAACGGATCACAGAACTTGAAGAAGAAGGTGTGGTACCTGGTGGCTATGCTCCTCAAACTGGCTTTCTGCCTTACCCTATGTGCCAAGCTGGAGAAGTTCACAGATATGAAGCTGACATTTGTCTTCTTACCGCTTTGGGCTCTACTCATAGGGGCTATGGTGGAGCTCggattaaatatattttgtgataGAAGAGACTAG